The following are encoded together in the Tatumella ptyseos genome:
- the atpE gene encoding F0F1 ATP synthase subunit C: MENVNMDLLYMAAAVMMGLAAIGAAIGIGILGGKFLEGAARQPDLIPLLRTQFFVVMGLVDAIPMIAVGLGLYVMFAVA, encoded by the coding sequence ATGGAAAACGTGAATATGGATCTGCTGTACATGGCTGCCGCTGTGATGATGGGTCTGGCTGCTATTGGTGCTGCGATCGGTATCGGCATCCTTGGAGGAAAATTCTTGGAAGGCGCTGCTCGTCAGCCTGACCTGATTCCTCTGCTGCGTACTCAATTCTTTGTTGTTATGGGTCTAGTGGATGCAATTCCTATGATCGCTGTAGGTCTGGGTCTCTACGTGATGTTTGCCGTCGCCTAG
- the atpD gene encoding F0F1 ATP synthase subunit beta, with protein sequence MATGKIVQIIGAVVDVEFPQDAVPQVYNALEVQNGDARLVLEVQQQLGGGVVRTIAMGTSDGLKRGLQVSDLAKPIQVPVGKATLGRIMNVLGEPIDMKGELTNEDGSTVEVNPIHRAAPSYEELANSTELLETGIKVIDLICPFAKGGKVGLFGGAGVGKTVNMMELIRNIAIEHSGYSVFAGVGERTREGNDFYHEMTDSNVIDKVALVYGQMNEPPGNRLRVALTGLTMAEKFRDEGRDVLLFVDNIYRYTLAGTEVSALLGRMPSAVGYQPTLAEEMGVLQERITSTKAGSITSVQAVYVPADDLTDPSPATTFAHLDSTVTLSRQIASLGIYPAVDPLDSTSRQLDPLIVGQDHYDTARGVQSLLQRYQELKDIIAILGMDELSEDDKLLVSRARKIQRFLSQPFFVAEVFTGAPGKYVSLKDTIRGFKGIMEGEFDHLPEQAFYMVGAIEEAVERAKKL encoded by the coding sequence ATGGCAACTGGAAAGATTGTCCAGATTATCGGCGCGGTCGTTGACGTCGAATTCCCTCAAGATGCAGTACCACAGGTGTACAATGCTCTTGAGGTTCAAAATGGCGACGCTCGCTTAGTGCTGGAAGTTCAACAGCAATTAGGTGGTGGTGTTGTTCGTACGATTGCAATGGGTACTTCTGATGGCTTGAAGCGTGGTCTTCAAGTGTCTGACCTGGCTAAACCTATCCAGGTTCCAGTCGGTAAAGCAACCCTAGGTCGTATCATGAACGTTCTGGGCGAACCAATCGATATGAAAGGTGAGCTGACGAACGAAGACGGTAGTACTGTGGAAGTTAACCCTATCCACCGCGCTGCACCAAGCTACGAAGAGCTGGCGAACTCCACTGAGCTTCTGGAAACAGGTATCAAAGTTATTGACTTGATCTGTCCATTTGCAAAAGGCGGTAAAGTTGGTCTATTCGGTGGTGCGGGTGTAGGTAAAACCGTAAACATGATGGAACTGATCCGTAACATCGCGATCGAGCACTCAGGTTACTCAGTGTTTGCCGGTGTCGGTGAACGTACTCGTGAAGGTAACGACTTCTATCACGAAATGACTGACTCAAACGTTATCGATAAAGTAGCGTTAGTCTACGGTCAGATGAACGAGCCACCAGGAAACCGTCTGCGCGTTGCGTTGACTGGTCTGACTATGGCTGAGAAGTTCCGTGACGAAGGCCGTGACGTACTGTTGTTCGTTGACAACATCTACCGTTACACCCTAGCCGGTACCGAAGTTTCAGCACTGTTAGGTCGTATGCCTTCGGCAGTAGGTTACCAACCAACTCTGGCAGAAGAGATGGGTGTTCTTCAAGAACGTATCACTTCTACTAAAGCGGGTTCAATCACCTCTGTTCAAGCGGTCTACGTTCCTGCGGATGACTTGACTGACCCATCACCAGCGACCACCTTTGCTCACTTAGATTCAACAGTGACACTGAGCCGTCAAATTGCTTCTCTGGGTATCTACCCAGCGGTTGACCCACTGGATTCTACCAGTCGTCAGCTGGATCCATTAATCGTGGGTCAAGATCACTATGATACGGCACGTGGCGTTCAGTCATTACTGCAACGTTACCAAGAATTGAAAGACATCATCGCTATCCTTGGGATGGACGAACTGTCTGAAGACGACAAGCTACTGGTTTCTCGTGCTCGTAAAATTCAGCGCTTCCTGTCTCAGCCGTTCTTCGTTGCAGAAGTCTTTACTGGCGCACCAGGTAAGTATGTTTCTCTGAAAGATACTATCCGTGGCTTTAAAGGCATCATGGAAGGTGAATTCGATCACCTGCCAGAGCAGGCATTCTACATGGTTGGTGCCATCGAAGAAGCCGTTGAGCGTGCGAAGAAACTGTAA
- the atpB gene encoding F0F1 ATP synthase subunit A: MSAGEISTPQEYIGHHLTHLQIDLRTFQLVNAHDAPATFWILNLDSMFFSVVLGLIFLVLFRKVAKNVTSGVPGKLQAAIELVVGFVDANVRDMYHGKSKLIAPLALTIFVWVFLMNFMDLLPIDLLPYIGEHVLGLPALRVVPSADVNVTLSMALGVFILILFYSIKMKGVGGFTKELTLQPFNHPIFIPINLILEGVSLLSKPVSLGLRLFGNMYAGELIFILIAGLLPWWSQWVLNVPWAIFHILIISLQAFIFMVLTIVYLSMASEEH, translated from the coding sequence ATGTCCGCAGGAGAAATCTCAACCCCACAGGAATACATTGGTCACCATCTGACTCATTTACAGATTGACCTTCGTACTTTCCAGTTGGTGAATGCGCACGACGCTCCGGCAACATTCTGGATACTGAATCTGGACTCTATGTTCTTTTCTGTTGTCCTGGGACTGATCTTTCTGGTGTTGTTCCGTAAAGTTGCTAAAAACGTAACGAGCGGAGTGCCAGGTAAGCTTCAGGCGGCAATTGAGCTTGTTGTAGGTTTTGTCGATGCCAACGTACGTGATATGTACCATGGCAAAAGCAAACTGATCGCTCCATTGGCACTGACAATTTTCGTCTGGGTCTTCTTGATGAACTTCATGGATCTGCTACCTATCGACCTGCTGCCATATATTGGTGAGCATGTACTAGGTCTGCCAGCATTACGTGTCGTCCCATCAGCTGACGTAAACGTGACATTGTCGATGGCACTGGGCGTATTTATTTTGATTCTGTTCTACAGCATCAAAATGAAAGGGGTAGGCGGGTTCACTAAAGAACTTACTTTACAACCTTTCAATCATCCGATCTTCATCCCTATCAACCTGATTCTTGAAGGTGTTAGCTTACTGTCGAAACCTGTTTCACTGGGTCTGCGTCTGTTCGGTAACATGTATGCGGGTGAGTTGATCTTTATCCTGATTGCAGGTCTGTTACCGTGGTGGTCACAGTGGGTTCTGAATGTGCCATGGGCCATTTTCCACATCTTGATTATTTCGTTACAGGCTTTCATTTTCATGGTCCTCACGATTGTCTATCTGTCGATGGCATCTGAAGAGCATTGA
- a CDS encoding F0F1 ATP synthase subunit epsilon, whose translation MAKSFHLTVVSAEKEMFSGVVQHIQVSGSEGELGIFHGHTPLLTAIKPGLVRIVKQDNSEEVIYLSGGILEVQPNDVNVMADTAIRGEELDEAQALEAKRQAEESMSKNNTDVDYALASAELAKAIAKLRVIELTRKAM comes from the coding sequence ATGGCTAAAAGTTTTCACCTGACTGTTGTCAGCGCAGAGAAAGAGATGTTCTCTGGTGTTGTTCAACATATCCAGGTGTCAGGTAGCGAAGGTGAGCTAGGGATTTTCCACGGCCACACCCCGTTACTGACCGCCATTAAGCCTGGTTTGGTTCGTATCGTTAAACAAGATAATAGCGAAGAGGTTATTTACCTCTCTGGCGGTATCTTGGAAGTTCAGCCTAACGACGTTAACGTAATGGCGGACACCGCGATTCGTGGCGAAGAGTTAGATGAAGCGCAGGCGCTTGAAGCGAAGCGTCAAGCTGAAGAGTCTATGAGTAAAAACAACACTGATGTTGATTATGCTCTGGCTTCTGCGGAACTGGCGAAAGCGATTGCCAAGCTGCGGGTCATTGAACTGACCAGAAAAGCGATGTAA
- the rsmG gene encoding 16S rRNA (guanine(527)-N(7))-methyltransferase RsmG produces MITQLSKLLNQSAISLTDQQKQRLVAYVELLDKWNKAYNLTSVRDPQQMIVRHIMDSIVVAPYLLGKRFIDVGTGPGLPGIPLSIVMPEAEFTLLDSLGKRVRFLKQVQHELKLENIVPVQSRVEEYPATPPFDGVISRAFASINDMLHWCQHLPAEEHGRFYALKGQYPAEECESLPKDIHLEASHRLVVPQLDEERHLLILKKI; encoded by the coding sequence GTGATTACACAACTATCAAAACTACTCAACCAGTCGGCCATTTCTCTTACCGATCAACAAAAACAGCGTCTTGTTGCTTATGTTGAATTGTTAGATAAATGGAATAAAGCTTATAACCTTACCTCAGTGCGTGATCCACAACAGATGATTGTCCGCCATATCATGGACAGTATTGTGGTCGCCCCCTATTTACTGGGTAAACGCTTTATCGATGTTGGGACGGGACCAGGATTACCGGGGATTCCTCTTTCTATTGTGATGCCAGAAGCGGAATTTACGCTACTTGATAGTTTAGGGAAGCGCGTTAGATTCTTAAAACAAGTCCAACATGAATTGAAACTGGAAAATATTGTTCCAGTCCAGTCACGCGTTGAAGAATATCCCGCCACACCGCCATTTGATGGGGTGATTAGCCGAGCTTTTGCTTCAATCAATGATATGTTGCATTGGTGTCAGCATCTTCCAGCGGAAGAACATGGACGCTTTTATGCGTTAAAAGGGCAATATCCTGCTGAAGAGTGTGAATCTTTACCCAAAGATATCCATCTTGAAGCATCGCATCGATTGGTTGTTCCTCAGTTAGATGAAGAACGTCATCTACTAATACTGAAGAAAATTTAA
- the atpG gene encoding F0F1 ATP synthase subunit gamma: MAGAKEIRSKIGSVKNTQKITKAMEMVAASKMRKSQERMAASRPYAETIRKVIGHLALGNLEYKHPYLDERDVKRVGYLVVSTDRGLCGGLNTNLFKKLMTEMKAWSDKGVQSDLAIIGSKGLSFFKAVGGNVVAQASGLGDKPALADIIGPVQVMLQAFDEGRIDKLYVVSNKFNNTMSQTPTVTQMLPLPPAEGEAELKTKTWDYLYEPDPKALLDTLLRRYVESQVYQGVVENLASEQAARMVAMKAATDNGGNLIKELQLVYNKARQASITQELTEIVSGASAV; this comes from the coding sequence ATGGCCGGCGCAAAAGAGATACGTAGTAAGATTGGAAGCGTAAAAAATACGCAGAAAATCACCAAAGCGATGGAAATGGTAGCCGCCTCCAAAATGCGTAAATCGCAGGAACGCATGGCAGCCAGCCGTCCGTATGCAGAGACTATTCGCAAAGTGATCGGTCACTTAGCGTTAGGAAATCTGGAATACAAGCACCCTTACCTGGATGAGCGTGACGTTAAGCGCGTCGGCTATTTGGTCGTTTCTACCGACCGCGGGCTTTGTGGTGGTTTGAACACTAACTTGTTCAAAAAATTAATGACAGAGATGAAAGCTTGGTCTGATAAAGGTGTTCAGAGCGATCTGGCCATTATCGGTTCGAAAGGGCTCTCATTCTTTAAAGCTGTTGGCGGTAACGTTGTTGCTCAAGCAAGTGGCTTAGGCGATAAACCTGCACTGGCTGATATCATCGGTCCAGTCCAAGTGATGTTACAAGCCTTCGATGAAGGCCGTATCGACAAGCTTTATGTCGTTAGCAACAAATTTAACAACACGATGTCCCAGACCCCAACCGTTACCCAGATGCTGCCGTTACCGCCAGCTGAAGGCGAAGCAGAGTTGAAGACGAAAACTTGGGACTACCTGTACGAACCCGATCCGAAAGCGTTGCTGGATACTTTGCTGCGCCGTTATGTCGAATCTCAGGTTTATCAGGGTGTTGTGGAAAACCTGGCCAGCGAGCAGGCCGCACGTATGGTGGCGATGAAAGCTGCAACCGACAACGGCGGAAACCTGATCAAAGAGCTCCAGTTGGTTTACAACAAAGCTCGTCAGGCCAGCATCACCCAGGAACTTACCGAGATCGTCTCGGGGGCCTCCGCGGTTTAA
- the glmU gene encoding bifunctional UDP-N-acetylglucosamine diphosphorylase/glucosamine-1-phosphate N-acetyltransferase GlmU, with product MSSKAMSVVILAAGKGTRMYSDLPKVLHHLAGKPMVQHVIDTAKVLEAKKIHLVYGHGGELLKSHLADPDLHWVYQAEQLGTGHAMQQAAPAFSDDEDILMLYGDVPLIAADTLRRLHASKPHGGIALLTVITDTPTGYGRILRDHDTITGIVEQKDASAEQLTIKEVNTGILLANGGDLKRWLSQLTNNNAQGEYYITDIIELAHREGREICAVHPTKQSETEGVNNRLQLSQLERIYQHDRAEQLLLAGVMLRDASRFDLRGHLTHGRDVEIDCNVIIEGDVVLGNNVKIGAGCILRNSVIGDNAEISPYSVIDGAELGTACTVGPFARLRPGAELAAEVHVGNFVEVKKSQLGKGTKAGHLSYLGDATIGSDVNIGAGTITCNYDGKYKYQTVIGDHVFVGSDTQLIAPVTVGDGVTIAAGTTVMRDIASASLAYNPKEQLSKAGWQPSRKKSNS from the coding sequence ATGTCTAGTAAAGCGATGAGTGTGGTGATCCTTGCAGCAGGCAAGGGGACAAGGATGTATTCCGACCTTCCAAAAGTGTTACACCACTTGGCAGGTAAACCGATGGTGCAGCACGTCATTGATACAGCCAAAGTCCTTGAAGCAAAAAAAATCCATCTTGTTTATGGCCATGGTGGCGAATTATTAAAAAGCCATTTAGCCGACCCCGACCTGCATTGGGTTTATCAAGCAGAGCAATTAGGTACCGGCCATGCCATGCAACAAGCTGCCCCTGCATTCAGTGATGATGAAGACATTTTAATGCTTTACGGTGATGTTCCGCTAATCGCCGCTGATACTTTACGCCGTTTACATGCCTCGAAACCTCATGGTGGCATCGCCTTATTGACAGTCATAACCGATACTCCAACCGGTTATGGTCGTATTCTGCGTGATCACGATACAATAACCGGTATTGTTGAGCAGAAAGATGCCTCAGCCGAGCAGTTGACCATAAAAGAAGTCAATACGGGTATTTTATTGGCCAACGGTGGAGACTTAAAACGTTGGTTGAGTCAGCTAACGAATAACAATGCGCAGGGTGAATATTATATCACCGATATTATTGAGCTTGCTCACCGCGAAGGACGTGAAATCTGTGCGGTTCATCCGACGAAGCAGAGTGAAACGGAAGGGGTGAATAATCGCTTACAGCTCTCACAATTAGAACGTATTTATCAACACGACCGTGCAGAGCAGTTATTATTGGCGGGTGTTATGTTACGTGACGCTTCGCGGTTCGATCTTCGTGGTCATTTAACTCATGGTCGTGATGTTGAAATTGACTGCAATGTGATTATCGAAGGTGATGTGGTACTGGGAAATAACGTCAAAATTGGTGCTGGCTGTATTCTCCGTAACAGTGTGATCGGTGATAACGCAGAAATAAGCCCCTATAGCGTGATTGATGGTGCCGAGCTCGGTACGGCCTGTACTGTCGGCCCGTTTGCACGATTACGTCCAGGCGCTGAATTAGCGGCAGAGGTTCATGTCGGCAATTTTGTCGAAGTTAAAAAATCTCAACTAGGTAAAGGGACGAAAGCTGGTCATTTAAGCTATCTTGGCGACGCGACTATTGGCAGTGATGTCAATATTGGTGCAGGAACCATTACCTGTAATTACGACGGTAAATATAAGTACCAAACGGTGATCGGTGATCATGTCTTTGTGGGATCAGATACTCAACTTATTGCACCGGTTACGGTCGGTGACGGCGTGACTATTGCTGCAGGTACCACGGTGATGCGTGATATAGCCTCAGCATCGTTGGCCTACAACCCCAAAGAGCAGTTAAGCAAAGCCGGTTGGCAGCCCTCAAGAAAGAAAAGTAACTCGTAA
- the atpA gene encoding F0F1 ATP synthase subunit alpha, with the protein MQLNSTEISELIKQRIAQFDVVSEAHNEGTIVSVSDGIIRVHGINDVMQGEMIALPGNRYAIALNLERDSVGAVVMGPYADLAEGMKVKCTGRILEVPVGRGLLGRVVNTLGAPIDGKGPVENDGFSPVEMIAPGVIDRQSVDEPVQTGYKAVDAMIPIGRGQRELIIGDRQTGKTAMAIDAIINQRDSGIKCVYVAIGQKASTISNVVRKLEEHGALSNTIVVVASASESAALQYLAPYAGCAMGEYFRDRGEDALIVYDDLSKQAVAYRQISLLLRRPPGREAFPGDVFYLHSRLLERASRVSAEYVENFTKGEVKGKTGSLTALPIIETQAGDVSAFVPTNVISITDGQIFLESNLFNSGIRPAVNPGISVSRVGGAAQTKIIKKLSGGIRTALAQYRELAAFSQFASDLDEATRKQLDHGQKVTELLKQKQYEPMSVSQQGLVLFAAERGFLSDVELSKIGSFESALLAYAAREHAELMQEINQSGNYNGEIEEKFKALLETFKKTQSW; encoded by the coding sequence ATGCAACTGAATTCCACCGAAATCAGCGAACTGATCAAGCAGCGTATTGCTCAGTTCGATGTCGTGAGCGAAGCTCACAATGAAGGTACAATTGTTTCTGTAAGTGACGGGATCATCCGTGTTCATGGCATCAATGATGTTATGCAGGGTGAGATGATTGCCCTACCCGGCAACCGTTACGCTATCGCACTGAACTTAGAGCGCGACTCTGTTGGTGCAGTAGTGATGGGTCCTTACGCTGATCTTGCCGAAGGCATGAAAGTGAAGTGTACTGGCCGTATTTTAGAAGTTCCTGTTGGACGTGGTCTGTTAGGCCGTGTTGTTAACACTCTTGGTGCACCTATCGATGGTAAAGGACCTGTTGAAAACGACGGTTTCTCTCCAGTTGAAATGATTGCTCCAGGCGTTATCGACCGTCAATCTGTTGATGAGCCTGTTCAAACAGGTTACAAAGCAGTTGATGCGATGATTCCAATCGGCCGTGGCCAGCGTGAGCTGATCATCGGTGACCGTCAGACCGGTAAAACCGCGATGGCGATCGATGCAATCATCAACCAACGCGATTCAGGCATCAAATGTGTTTACGTTGCTATCGGTCAGAAAGCTTCAACGATTTCGAACGTTGTTCGTAAATTAGAAGAGCACGGTGCACTGTCTAACACTATCGTTGTCGTGGCTTCAGCTTCTGAATCTGCTGCACTGCAATATCTTGCACCTTATGCAGGATGTGCGATGGGTGAATACTTCCGTGACCGTGGTGAAGACGCGCTGATCGTTTATGATGATTTGTCTAAGCAAGCTGTTGCTTACCGTCAAATTTCACTGCTGCTACGTCGTCCACCAGGACGTGAAGCATTCCCTGGTGATGTTTTCTATCTCCACTCTCGTCTGCTAGAGCGTGCTTCACGTGTTAGCGCTGAGTATGTTGAAAACTTCACTAAAGGCGAAGTGAAAGGTAAGACCGGTTCATTAACCGCGCTGCCAATCATCGAAACTCAAGCGGGTGACGTTTCTGCGTTCGTTCCGACTAACGTAATCTCTATTACCGACGGTCAGATCTTCTTAGAATCGAACCTATTTAACTCCGGTATCCGTCCTGCCGTTAACCCAGGGATCTCTGTATCTCGTGTGGGTGGTGCAGCGCAGACCAAAATCATCAAGAAACTGTCTGGTGGTATTCGTACCGCATTAGCACAGTACCGTGAATTGGCAGCATTCTCCCAATTCGCATCAGATCTTGATGAAGCGACTCGTAAGCAATTAGATCACGGTCAGAAAGTGACTGAATTGCTGAAGCAAAAGCAATACGAGCCAATGTCTGTTTCTCAACAGGGTCTGGTTCTATTTGCTGCTGAGCGTGGCTTCCTGAGCGATGTTGAACTGTCTAAAATCGGCAGCTTCGAATCTGCTCTGTTAGCTTATGCTGCTCGCGAGCATGCGGAACTGATGCAGGAAATCAACCAATCTGGTAATTACAACGGCGAAATCGAAGAGAAGTTCAAAGCTCTCCTCGAAACGTTCAAGAAAACCCAGTCCTGGTAA
- the atpI gene encoding F0F1 ATP synthase subunit I produces MSLAFYSMRLAKAVLIIQLGTLIVLGLLFTLKSTHDGVSALAGGIAAWLPNILFTFLAWRLQGQSPAKGRVAWSFAFGEAMKVILTIIMLIVALGVCGAAFWPLAISWLSVCVVQVIAPVVINKKG; encoded by the coding sequence ATGTCACTAGCCTTTTACAGTATGCGATTGGCTAAGGCGGTACTGATTATCCAGCTTGGAACATTAATCGTTCTAGGTCTTCTTTTTACCCTAAAAAGCACTCACGATGGAGTTTCTGCTCTAGCAGGAGGGATAGCGGCCTGGTTGCCTAATATCCTATTTACGTTTCTGGCCTGGCGCCTGCAAGGGCAATCACCAGCAAAAGGGCGTGTTGCCTGGAGCTTTGCATTCGGTGAAGCGATGAAGGTTATTTTAACCATCATCATGCTTATTGTGGCGTTAGGTGTGTGTGGGGCTGCATTTTGGCCCCTTGCAATAAGCTGGTTGTCGGTGTGTGTAGTTCAAGTTATCGCACCGGTTGTAATTAACAAAAAAGGGTAA
- the atpH gene encoding F0F1 ATP synthase subunit delta, with protein MSELITVARPYAKAAFDFAVEHQAIDRWQSMLAFAAEVVRTPQLADLLSGAIASEKAAATVNAVCGDQLDAHGQNLVKVMATNGRLTALPAVLESFIQLRDAYEATAEVDVISASALNEAQLAKISAAMEKRLSRKVKLNCKIDKSVMAGVIIRAGDTVIDGSIRGRLDRLADVLQS; from the coding sequence ATGTCTGAACTTATTACTGTAGCTCGCCCCTACGCCAAAGCAGCTTTTGACTTTGCTGTTGAGCACCAAGCTATTGATCGCTGGCAGAGCATGCTAGCATTTGCCGCAGAAGTCGTTCGCACTCCGCAGCTTGCTGATTTACTTTCAGGTGCTATCGCCTCTGAAAAAGCAGCTGCCACGGTGAACGCTGTGTGCGGTGATCAACTTGATGCCCATGGTCAGAACCTGGTTAAGGTAATGGCTACAAATGGTCGTTTGACCGCGCTTCCTGCAGTTCTGGAAAGCTTTATTCAATTACGTGATGCGTATGAAGCAACGGCGGAAGTCGACGTTATCTCTGCAAGCGCATTGAATGAAGCGCAACTGGCTAAAATCAGTGCCGCGATGGAAAAACGTTTATCACGCAAAGTTAAGCTGAATTGCAAAATCGATAAGTCTGTAATGGCAGGCGTCATCATCCGTGCGGGTGATACGGTCATCGACGGAAGTATCCGTGGCCGTCTAGATCGTCTAGCAGACGTCTTGCAGTCTTAA
- the glmS gene encoding glutamine--fructose-6-phosphate transaminase (isomerizing): MCGIVGAVAQRDIAEILLEGLRRLEYRGYDSSGLAVADQQGHLTRLRRLGKVQALVDAVEQQPVTGGTGIAHTRWATHGVPSEVNAHPHVSHNIVLVHNGIIENHDELRPALLADGYVFTSQTDTEVVAHLIHQQQKMHGGSLREVVQRVIKLLRGAYGMVIMDSNDPSVLVAARSGSPLVIGLGVGENFVASDQLALLPVTRRFIFLEEGDVAEVTRRTVSLFQRDETPVTRAVIESSAQYDAGDKGLYRHYMQKEIYEQPIAIKNTLQGRFHDGQIDLSELGESGLALLSRAKHIQIVACGTSYNSGLVSRYWFEAIAGVPCDVEIASEFRYRKSVVRPDSLLITLSQSGETADTLAALRLSKEIGYLGALTICNVNGSSLVRESDMALMTKAGTEIGVASTKAFTTQLTVLLMLVAQMARLNGKPEAVEHEIIHALQALPGRIEQILSQDKNIESLAEDFSDKHHALFLGRGDQYPIAMEGALKLKEISYIHAEAYAAGELKHGPLALVDADMPVIIVAPNNELLEKLKSNIEEVRARGGLLYVFADQDAGFSDSPNMKIIPLPHVEEVLAPIIYTIPLQLLSYYIALIKGTDVDQPRNLAKSVTVE, from the coding sequence ATGTGTGGAATAGTGGGTGCGGTAGCACAACGTGATATTGCTGAAATTTTATTAGAAGGCCTACGCCGTCTAGAGTATCGCGGTTATGACTCTTCGGGCTTGGCAGTGGCTGACCAACAGGGGCATTTAACGCGTCTTCGTCGTTTAGGTAAGGTGCAGGCGCTGGTGGATGCAGTTGAGCAACAACCCGTCACAGGCGGCACTGGTATTGCGCATACACGTTGGGCCACACACGGTGTTCCATCCGAAGTGAACGCTCACCCACATGTTTCTCATAATATTGTACTGGTACATAACGGTATCATCGAAAATCACGATGAGTTACGCCCAGCGCTGCTGGCCGATGGCTATGTTTTTACCTCACAAACCGATACCGAAGTGGTTGCTCACTTAATCCACCAGCAGCAGAAAATGCATGGTGGTAGCTTACGTGAAGTGGTACAACGCGTGATTAAATTATTACGCGGTGCCTATGGCATGGTGATTATGGATAGCAATGACCCTTCAGTTCTGGTCGCTGCACGTTCTGGCAGCCCATTAGTGATTGGTTTAGGGGTGGGTGAGAATTTTGTGGCATCTGACCAGCTGGCGTTATTACCGGTCACCCGTCGTTTTATTTTTTTAGAGGAAGGTGATGTCGCTGAAGTAACTCGCCGCACCGTCTCCCTATTCCAACGTGACGAAACGCCAGTGACTCGCGCAGTCATCGAATCGTCTGCTCAATATGATGCTGGCGATAAAGGTCTTTACCGTCACTACATGCAAAAAGAGATCTACGAGCAACCGATCGCGATTAAGAATACTCTACAAGGTCGTTTCCATGACGGGCAAATTGATCTAAGCGAATTAGGGGAGTCAGGTCTTGCGCTACTCTCTCGCGCCAAGCATATTCAAATTGTTGCCTGTGGAACCTCTTATAACTCCGGTTTAGTCTCCCGTTACTGGTTTGAGGCTATTGCTGGTGTTCCGTGCGATGTCGAGATTGCCTCGGAATTTCGTTACCGTAAATCGGTGGTACGTCCCGATAGCCTACTGATTACCTTATCGCAGTCCGGCGAAACGGCGGACACCCTTGCAGCCCTTCGTTTATCCAAAGAGATTGGCTACTTAGGCGCGCTGACAATCTGTAATGTCAACGGCTCGTCTTTGGTACGCGAGTCGGATATGGCGTTAATGACCAAGGCGGGTACCGAGATCGGCGTCGCCTCGACCAAAGCGTTCACTACCCAATTAACCGTACTCTTAATGCTGGTGGCACAGATGGCTCGCCTGAATGGTAAGCCTGAAGCGGTGGAACACGAGATTATTCATGCACTACAAGCCTTACCGGGGCGTATTGAACAAATACTCTCGCAAGATAAGAACATTGAGAGTCTAGCGGAAGATTTTTCTGACAAACATCATGCCTTGTTCTTAGGTCGTGGCGATCAATACCCTATCGCCATGGAAGGGGCATTAAAGCTTAAAGAGATCTCTTATATTCATGCCGAAGCTTATGCGGCGGGCGAGCTAAAACACGGGCCGTTGGCTTTAGTTGATGCCGATATGCCGGTTATTATTGTTGCGCCAAATAACGAACTACTGGAAAAGCTAAAGTCCAACATTGAAGAGGTACGGGCTCGCGGTGGTTTACTCTATGTCTTCGCCGATCAAGATGCCGGCTTTAGTGATAGCCCGAATATGAAAATTATCCCACTGCCACATGTCGAAGAGGTGCTTGCTCCGATCATCTATACCATCCCACTGCAGCTGCTTTCTTACTATATTGCGCTGATTAAAGGAACAGATGTCGATCAACCTCGTAATTTAGCGAAATCGGTAACGGTAGAGTAA
- the atpF gene encoding F0F1 ATP synthase subunit B produces the protein MNINATILGQAIAFILFVLFCMKYVWPPIMAAIEKRQKEVADSLSSAEQAKKDLDIAQANATDQLKKAKEDAQVIIEQANKRRTQILEDAKAEADAERTMIVAQAQAEIDAERKRAREELRKQVALLAVAGAEKIIERSVDEAANSDIVDKLVAEL, from the coding sequence GTGAATATTAATGCAACAATCCTCGGCCAGGCCATCGCATTTATCCTGTTCGTCTTATTTTGTATGAAGTACGTATGGCCGCCAATTATGGCTGCTATCGAAAAACGTCAGAAAGAAGTTGCTGACAGTTTATCTTCTGCAGAACAAGCAAAGAAAGACTTGGATATCGCGCAAGCTAATGCGACCGACCAGCTGAAAAAAGCCAAAGAAGACGCTCAGGTTATTATTGAGCAGGCGAACAAACGTCGTACACAGATTCTTGAAGATGCGAAAGCTGAAGCAGATGCTGAACGTACTATGATCGTCGCACAAGCGCAGGCAGAAATTGATGCTGAGCGTAAACGTGCCCGTGAAGAGCTACGTAAGCAAGTTGCGTTACTGGCTGTCGCAGGAGCTGAGAAAATCATCGAGCGTTCCGTGGATGAAGCTGCTAACAGCGACATCGTTGATAAACTGGTCGCTGAACTGTAA